Genomic window (Streptomyces liliiviolaceus):
GACGTCCTTGGCGTCGAGGCGGTAGAGGGACTGGGTGTTCTGGGAGCCGGAGGAGTCCGAGGAGTCGGAGTCGGTCGAGGAACTGTCGGAGGACGCCGAGGAGTCGTTGCTGTACTCGCTCGCCTTCACCGCCGTCGCGTGCTTCTGCACCCAGGCGGTCACCTCGGCGCTGACGCTGTCGGAGTCGCCGCCACCCATACCGCCGCCTCCGCCCATGCCTCCGCCGCCGAGCACGATGTAGTGCAGCTCGCCCTTCTTCACGAGTTCCTTCAGCTTGGCGAGGGTCATGGCCTTGTCGCTGCCGGACCAGCCCCACATGGAGATGACGGGCTGCTTCGTGCTGACGATCATCTGAGCCGCGCTCTGCGAACTGGACACCGCGACCAGCCACTTGGCGCCGTCGCGGTGCTTCTCCAGGTAGGAGGTCATGGCGCTGTCGGCGCCGCCGCCCATGCCGCCACCGCCGCCCGTGCCGGTCGGCGGGGTGTCACTGGGGGCTCCGTTCGGGGGCGTACCCATCTGGCCGCCGCCCGGGGCTTCGCCACCGGCCTGCCGGCCACCTTGCTGCTGACCGCCGGGGGCCTGGCCACCACCGCCGCCGCCGGGGAATCCACCCCGGCCGCCGCCGCCACCGCCGCCGGGTCCGCCGCCCATGCCGCCACCCGTGGTGGGGCCCGCCGTCGGGTTCGTACCGTTCATGCCGCCGCCCGAACCCGCGGGCACGGAGGCGGCGTAGGCCGCGGGCCCGGCGAGGGAGGCGACGACGGCGGCGGCCACGGCGGCGGTGAGCAGCCGCGTCCGTCGACCGGTCCGGAAGAGGAACAGGCCCACGATCGCCAGGACCATCACCGCCGCGACGGCCGGCCACAGCCAGGTGTTCCAGCCGGTCGCGCGCCGCAGCAGGACGACCGCCCAGACGCCGGTGGCGGCGAACGCCACGGGCAGCACCCAGGACCAGCGCTTGACGTCACCCGTCCGGAAGGCGTGCAGGAGCATCGCCCCGCCGCCTCCGCACAGCGCCGCGATGCCGGGTGCGAGGGCGGTCGTGTAGTACGGGTGCATGGTGCCTTCGGCGAGGCTGAAGGTGAGGTAGTGCAGTACGGTCCAGCCGCCCCACAGGATCAGTGCGGCACGCGTGAGGTCCGTACGGGGGGCGCGTCCGCGCAGGACGAGGCCGCCGACGAGGGCGATCGCGGAGAAGGGCAGGAGCCAGGAGATCTGGCCGCCCAG
Coding sequences:
- a CDS encoding ArnT family glycosyltransferase — encoded protein: MTSATDPYPHAPEAVASTSPDEPVARPDKAPRWSLPVLAAILVLAGVLYSWNLSSSSLNSFYSAAVFSGTQSWKAWFFGSLDAGNFLTVDKPPFVLMVMGLSCRVFGYGTWQMMLPLVAAALGTIWVLHSSVKRVWGHAPAAVAALVLALTPITVAINRDNNPDTLLVLLMVGGAALALRAVHNGKLLPLVGAAVCFGLAFNTKMLQGYIALPAVFAVYLYAAKGGLLRRVRNLAVAAVALAISSFWWAAAVSFVPASERPYIGGSTDGTAWDLIMGYNGLGRVLGGDGNGGGGGGGGGGGGFSGTAGIGRMFNDVLGGQISWLLPFSAIALVGGLVLRGRAPRTDLTRAALILWGGWTVLHYLTFSLAEGTMHPYYTTALAPGIAALCGGGGAMLLHAFRTGDVKRWSWVLPVAFAATGVWAVVLLRRATGWNTWLWPAVAAVMVLAIVGLFLFRTGRRTRLLTAAVAAAVVASLAGPAAYAASVPAGSGGGMNGTNPTAGPTTGGGMGGGPGGGGGGGRGGFPGGGGGGQAPGGQQQGGRQAGGEAPGGGQMGTPPNGAPSDTPPTGTGGGGGMGGGADSAMTSYLEKHRDGAKWLVAVSSSQSAAQMIVSTKQPVISMWGWSGSDKAMTLAKLKELVKKGELHYIVLGGGGMGGGGGMGGGDSDSVSAEVTAWVQKHATAVKASEYSNDSSASSDSSSTDSDSSDSSGSQNTQSLYRLDAKDVN